Proteins encoded within one genomic window of Paramisgurnus dabryanus chromosome 11, PD_genome_1.1, whole genome shotgun sequence:
- the odf2b gene encoding outer dense fiber protein 2b isoform X1: protein MKTRSSSPPIHVHVPDSTSVHVHLKKSPQRSTTVPHVQGQVGNLRSTSIVKVRVPWVPPGKAPRRTDYKWEGTTRRLEVTTGQDADLSSPPLRLTDLSSEENNAKGATGNVSDYERKIESLMYEVDCIKSKVKLQQTEDQLMHQSQHMNACRRVIDQQEEKLKEASKELRRSRRENSDLCSTVDGLQGGPGQMRSETEAPHQEIETLLRKLVEAEIDGQAVAKQVVLLRETIGKLKKDKKQSKTHFDQVERQHELIEQKLDAFEKTNRTLRRLLREQHGHETDALRMSDEREILMRKLAESESERRKLEAKLNTKERESDQLAENLETERDHLRTTGDLSKVLESTRSRLQSQLRKKVAENNRLEAQIQRLEGTMQQQQEEVQSLLEQMKQLEKHCEGDRDIHKQILEEQRKRAEQSMNTAARLSEQIQEKEAQLAEALSTTEELRQRCSKQSREKSQLEQEITTLNNHLTKLTEQLRSCEAKSRAEREGLLSRLHSLTSDTTSAKLENQRLKTTLSATEDRLSSSYAEVQQLKISLKDFDSLVEGYKSQLQKMRLESEEYSLRLELAEKEARSDLAEVDREVDQGRKHLQARLKEMEALHGAFKRTEEELRETRENMNIQDRKYAEQTSTLSELRIKMEQQGCKIETLQENNLFVLEENKKLKCTVESMERKMEEVNIQNRDLLQVIAKRKETIHNTQLRLEDKTQECDSLYRQVEQAREEAQKQVDQSLERMLSKERSAQSKKLDLETQLSVAKTELGQLRRSKDDMEKRFQCKLQDMKNQLEQVNSTNRSLQNYVYYLKASYTNVFGDSALTSSLNIPM from the exons ATGAAAACACGCTCGTCTTCTCCGCCCATCCATGTTCATGTCCCAGACTCGACATCTGTTCATGTTCACCTGAAGAAGAGTCCACAGAGGAGCACAACTGTGCCACATGTACAG GGTCAAGTTGGCAATCTGCGATCTACTTCCATCGTAAAGGTCCGAGTTCCCTGGGTTCCTCCTGGAAAGGCCCCGAGAAGAACTGACTACAAGTGGGAG GGGACAACTCGCCGCTTAGAGGTGACAACAGGACAGGACGCTGACCTTTCCTCACCCCCTCTGCGGCTCACTGACCTGTCAAGTGAAGAGAATAATGCTAAAGGAGCAACTGGCAACGTTTCTGATTATGAAAGAAAAATTGAAAGTCTAATGTATGAGGTTGACTGTATAAAAAGTAAG GTGAAGTTACAGCAAACAGAAGACCAGCTCATGCACCAATCACAGCATATGAATGCCTGTCGACGTGTTATTGACCAGCAGGAAGAAAAACTTAAGGAGGCCAGTAAGGAATTGAGAAGGTCAAGGCGTGAGAATTCTGACCTGTGTAGCACTGTAGATGGACTGCAGGGTGGGCCTGGACAAATGAG GTCAGAAACAGAAGCTCCACACCAGGAGATAGAAACTCTGCTTAGGAAACTGGTGGAGGCTGAGATAGATGGGCAGGCTGTGGCCAAACAAGTGGTGCTTCTGAGGGAAACCATAGGAAAACTTAAGAAG GACAAAAAACAGTCAAAGACGCATTTTGATCAGGTGGAGCGTCAACATGAGCTAATAGAACAGAAGTTGGATGCCTTTGAGAAGACAAACCGCACCCTTCGACGACTTCTGAGAGAGCAGCATGGACATGAG ACAGATGCTTTGAGGATGTCAGATGAGAGGGAGATACTGATGAGAAAACTAGCTGAATCGGAGTCTGAAAGAAGG AAGCTTGAGGCTAAACTCAATACTAAGGAAAGAGAATCTGATCAGCTAGCTGAGAATTTGGAAACTGAAAGg GACCATTTGAGGACCACAGGAGACCTCTCCAAGGTACTTGAATCCACTCGTAGTCGTCTGCAGAGCCAGCTTCGCAAGAAAGTGGCTGAAAATAACCGTCTGGAAGCTCAGATTCAA AGGCTGGAGGGAACAATGCAGCAGCAGCAGGAAGAGGTTCAGAGTCTGCTGGAACAGATGAAGCAGCTGGAGAAACACTGTGAAGGAGACAGAGACATCCACAAACAGATCCTAGAGGAACAGAGAAAACGTGCTGAACAAAGTATGAACACAGCAGCCCGGCTCTCGGAACAAATTCAGGAGAAG GAGGCTCAGTTAGCAGAGGCGCTTTCCACCACTGAGGAGCTTCGGCAGCGTTGCTCCAAACAGAGCAGAGAAAAGAGCCAACTTGAGCAAGAGATCACAACCTTAAATAA tCATCTCACCAAGTTGACCGAACAGCTGCGCAGTTGTGAAGCGAAGTCCAGGGCAGAGAGAGAAGGCCTTCTCAGCCGCCTGCATTCACTTACCTCAGATACCACATCTGCTAAACTGGAGAACCAAAGACTCAAG ACCACTCTGTCAGCCACAGAAGACAGGCTCTCTTCGTCTTATGCAGAGGTGCAGCAGCTAAAGATTTCACTGAAGGACTTTGACAGCCTAGTAGAGGGTTACAAGAGCCAG TTACAAAAGATGCGTTTGGAATCAGAGGAATACTCCCTGAGACTGGAGCTAGCGGAGAAGGAGGCTCGGAGTGATCTTGCTGAGGTGGACAGAGAGGTGGATCAGGGCCGCAAGCATCTCCAGGCCCGGCTGAAGGAGATGGAAGCGCTGCACGGAGCTTTTAAGCGCACAGAGGAGGAGCTCAGAGAGACCAGAGAGAACATGAACATCCAGGACAGAAAATATGCGGAGCAAACCAGCACCCTGTCGGAGCTTAGGATCAAA ATGGAACAGCAGGGTTGTAAAATAGAGACACTCCAGGAAAACAACTTATTTGTACTTGAAGAGAACAAGAAGCTAAAATGCACCGTGGAGAGCATGGAAAG GAAGATGGAAGAGGTGAACATTCAAAACCGGGATCTGCTTCAAGTTATTGCAAAGAGGAAAGAGACCATTCACAACACACAGCTGCGTCTGGAGGACAAAACGCAAGAATGCGACTCCCTCTACAGACAGGTGGAGCAGGCCAGAGAGGAGGCACAGAAACAG GTGGACCAGAGCCTCGAGCGGATGCTGTCCAAGGAACGGTCAGCTCAGTCCAAAAAGCTGGACTTGGAGACCCAACTAAGCGTGGCTAAAACTGAGCTGGGTCAGCTACGCCGCAGCAAAGATGAT atGGAGAAGCGATTTCAATGCAAACTTCAAGACATGAAGAACCAGTTGGAGCAGGTGAACAGCACCAATCGGAGCCTGCAGAACTACGTCTACTACCTCAAGGCCTCGTACACCAATGTGTTCGGAGATTCTGCGTTAACAAGCTCACTGAACATCCCTATGTAA
- the odf2b gene encoding outer dense fiber protein 2b isoform X2, whose translation MKTRSSSPPIHVHVPDSTSVHVHLKKSPQRSTTVPHVQGQVGNLRSTSIVKVRVPWVPPGKAPRRTDYKWEGTTRRLEVTTGQDADLSSPPLRLTDLSSEENNAKGATGNVSDYERKIESLMYEVDCIKSKQEEKLKEASKELRRSRRENSDLCSTVDGLQGGPGQMRSETEAPHQEIETLLRKLVEAEIDGQAVAKQVVLLRETIGKLKKDKKQSKTHFDQVERQHELIEQKLDAFEKTNRTLRRLLREQHGHETDALRMSDEREILMRKLAESESERRKLEAKLNTKERESDQLAENLETERDHLRTTGDLSKVLESTRSRLQSQLRKKVAENNRLEAQIQRLEGTMQQQQEEVQSLLEQMKQLEKHCEGDRDIHKQILEEQRKRAEQSMNTAARLSEQIQEKEAQLAEALSTTEELRQRCSKQSREKSQLEQEITTLNNHLTKLTEQLRSCEAKSRAEREGLLSRLHSLTSDTTSAKLENQRLKTTLSATEDRLSSSYAEVQQLKISLKDFDSLVEGYKSQLQKMRLESEEYSLRLELAEKEARSDLAEVDREVDQGRKHLQARLKEMEALHGAFKRTEEELRETRENMNIQDRKYAEQTSTLSELRIKMEQQGCKIETLQENNLFVLEENKKLKCTVESMERKMEEVNIQNRDLLQVIAKRKETIHNTQLRLEDKTQECDSLYRQVEQAREEAQKQVDQSLERMLSKERSAQSKKLDLETQLSVAKTELGQLRRSKDDMEKRFQCKLQDMKNQLEQVNSTNRSLQNYVYYLKASYTNVFGDSALTSSLNIPM comes from the exons ATGAAAACACGCTCGTCTTCTCCGCCCATCCATGTTCATGTCCCAGACTCGACATCTGTTCATGTTCACCTGAAGAAGAGTCCACAGAGGAGCACAACTGTGCCACATGTACAG GGTCAAGTTGGCAATCTGCGATCTACTTCCATCGTAAAGGTCCGAGTTCCCTGGGTTCCTCCTGGAAAGGCCCCGAGAAGAACTGACTACAAGTGGGAG GGGACAACTCGCCGCTTAGAGGTGACAACAGGACAGGACGCTGACCTTTCCTCACCCCCTCTGCGGCTCACTGACCTGTCAAGTGAAGAGAATAATGCTAAAGGAGCAACTGGCAACGTTTCTGATTATGAAAGAAAAATTGAAAGTCTAATGTATGAGGTTGACTGTATAAAAAGTAAG CAGGAAGAAAAACTTAAGGAGGCCAGTAAGGAATTGAGAAGGTCAAGGCGTGAGAATTCTGACCTGTGTAGCACTGTAGATGGACTGCAGGGTGGGCCTGGACAAATGAG GTCAGAAACAGAAGCTCCACACCAGGAGATAGAAACTCTGCTTAGGAAACTGGTGGAGGCTGAGATAGATGGGCAGGCTGTGGCCAAACAAGTGGTGCTTCTGAGGGAAACCATAGGAAAACTTAAGAAG GACAAAAAACAGTCAAAGACGCATTTTGATCAGGTGGAGCGTCAACATGAGCTAATAGAACAGAAGTTGGATGCCTTTGAGAAGACAAACCGCACCCTTCGACGACTTCTGAGAGAGCAGCATGGACATGAG ACAGATGCTTTGAGGATGTCAGATGAGAGGGAGATACTGATGAGAAAACTAGCTGAATCGGAGTCTGAAAGAAGG AAGCTTGAGGCTAAACTCAATACTAAGGAAAGAGAATCTGATCAGCTAGCTGAGAATTTGGAAACTGAAAGg GACCATTTGAGGACCACAGGAGACCTCTCCAAGGTACTTGAATCCACTCGTAGTCGTCTGCAGAGCCAGCTTCGCAAGAAAGTGGCTGAAAATAACCGTCTGGAAGCTCAGATTCAA AGGCTGGAGGGAACAATGCAGCAGCAGCAGGAAGAGGTTCAGAGTCTGCTGGAACAGATGAAGCAGCTGGAGAAACACTGTGAAGGAGACAGAGACATCCACAAACAGATCCTAGAGGAACAGAGAAAACGTGCTGAACAAAGTATGAACACAGCAGCCCGGCTCTCGGAACAAATTCAGGAGAAG GAGGCTCAGTTAGCAGAGGCGCTTTCCACCACTGAGGAGCTTCGGCAGCGTTGCTCCAAACAGAGCAGAGAAAAGAGCCAACTTGAGCAAGAGATCACAACCTTAAATAA tCATCTCACCAAGTTGACCGAACAGCTGCGCAGTTGTGAAGCGAAGTCCAGGGCAGAGAGAGAAGGCCTTCTCAGCCGCCTGCATTCACTTACCTCAGATACCACATCTGCTAAACTGGAGAACCAAAGACTCAAG ACCACTCTGTCAGCCACAGAAGACAGGCTCTCTTCGTCTTATGCAGAGGTGCAGCAGCTAAAGATTTCACTGAAGGACTTTGACAGCCTAGTAGAGGGTTACAAGAGCCAG TTACAAAAGATGCGTTTGGAATCAGAGGAATACTCCCTGAGACTGGAGCTAGCGGAGAAGGAGGCTCGGAGTGATCTTGCTGAGGTGGACAGAGAGGTGGATCAGGGCCGCAAGCATCTCCAGGCCCGGCTGAAGGAGATGGAAGCGCTGCACGGAGCTTTTAAGCGCACAGAGGAGGAGCTCAGAGAGACCAGAGAGAACATGAACATCCAGGACAGAAAATATGCGGAGCAAACCAGCACCCTGTCGGAGCTTAGGATCAAA ATGGAACAGCAGGGTTGTAAAATAGAGACACTCCAGGAAAACAACTTATTTGTACTTGAAGAGAACAAGAAGCTAAAATGCACCGTGGAGAGCATGGAAAG GAAGATGGAAGAGGTGAACATTCAAAACCGGGATCTGCTTCAAGTTATTGCAAAGAGGAAAGAGACCATTCACAACACACAGCTGCGTCTGGAGGACAAAACGCAAGAATGCGACTCCCTCTACAGACAGGTGGAGCAGGCCAGAGAGGAGGCACAGAAACAG GTGGACCAGAGCCTCGAGCGGATGCTGTCCAAGGAACGGTCAGCTCAGTCCAAAAAGCTGGACTTGGAGACCCAACTAAGCGTGGCTAAAACTGAGCTGGGTCAGCTACGCCGCAGCAAAGATGAT atGGAGAAGCGATTTCAATGCAAACTTCAAGACATGAAGAACCAGTTGGAGCAGGTGAACAGCACCAATCGGAGCCTGCAGAACTACGTCTACTACCTCAAGGCCTCGTACACCAATGTGTTCGGAGATTCTGCGTTAACAAGCTCACTGAACATCCCTATGTAA